Genomic segment of Centropristis striata isolate RG_2023a ecotype Rhode Island chromosome 21, C.striata_1.0, whole genome shotgun sequence:
TGTACAATAGAAAAATACTGTACTGAGTAAACAGTGTCGAAAGGAGCAAAAGTCCTGCTTTTAAAGTACATGTGGCTGATAGATTTTTTTAGAGAAATGTTCTTCTATTACTGGTGTCATGGTATAAGGTCgcatctgtttgttttattaacatGGGGAGGGTTAACAGTCTGCAGTTAAAGAAAAATTGGGGTATTTTATACGCTGATTTAGATATTTTTAGACTCGGTTTGTTAAAATTTGACAGGTTTTAATATGGAATCACTTCATTATAAAATCACAAACGCTTATTACATAACTTGCTCTCGAACGTATTTTGTTCGCGTAATAAAGACACAAGAGTAACCCCCTAGTTTCAGagcaaaatgtttaataataagCATAAGCAGATTATCACAGAGGTCATAAGAGTGGATTTTGAGTTCTGCCCCAGTCTTTACATATCAGGTAACCCTAAACCCATGGCCCATACTGTAAAACCCTTAGCCAGCTGGATTCAGACAAGTATAATGATTGGTAAACAGATGATCATGAGAAAGTGGAAAGATGCAGAGGACTGGCTTACAGAGTTAGGCTGTAAAGTAGCTGCTTTTGAAAGGATATCCTATAGTATAACAAATGTTATTGATGAATATAATGAGAAATGGGGAATGTTTTTAAGACTATATTCTTTACAGGGTAGCTGAAATGTATCACTGATCATTATGGGAATGAAGGTGGAGGCAGACTGGGTTCATTACAGGGAAATGTTTACTGGAAGACTATCTGTAGACAGCgaatgtacttatttttattttattagttttatttatttatttttatttatgttttattatcataagATTGTGTATCTTAATCTTgtcccttttttccttttttccctttccttAATTGGTTGTTAGTgtggttttgtaaaaaaattgtaaaaattcaataaaagttgaatcataaaaataataagcatAAGCATggtagttgttttattttggcagaTTCTTGGTGTGATACCTGTATCATGAACTTGTGAATGAGTTTGGTTTCAGGTTGTGAAATAGAAAGAGACTGGGCTGGACCATAAAGTCCTGcatgctttctttttctttgaatCTGTTTCTGTTCCTCAGTGATCAGGACCCTGCAGGACCATGTGATCTCACTGATAGTAAAAGCTGGAGCTGACTCTGAAGACGTCAGATGTGCCTTCGTACGGCGTGATGACGGGTCTAAAGGCTACCCTCTTTTTGTAATGTCCAAAGTGTTTGATCCTGTAGATGCCGCTGCGGGCCATCGGGGGGATGTGCCACTCGATGGTGGAGTTACTCTGCTGGTTCGAACCTTTCAGCCagtgaaacctgcagagagaagAGTTTAATATCAGCTGTAGCTCGAGGTTGGTGTCACTTGGACTTTTATCTATAAAGTATCTGAATATTTCCTCCATCACTGCCTTTTACATGGAGTAACACACTAACCCACCTGGTCTCCCATGATGCGTCATTGTGGACGACCTCCCAGGTCTCCGTTCTGTTGTCATAAATCTCCACAGTTACAAAAGTTTTATCTCTCTGTAATGCATGAAAAGACGGGGTTAGcgaggaaacaaggaaacaaacaaagtacaaaaataagGAATATGGCAGTTTTTGGTCTTACGATGTCTCCTGAATTTCTTGGGTTTCCTGCTACAAACGTGACAGAGACAACATCACCCTGAAATACACACAAAGTTACTTTATGttaacagaaaaacagcagcgtgtcatcagcatagaaatgttagaaaattaatttagtttaaacTGAAACAATCTGAGGTAACAATCAGCAGCATCTTCAGACTGGCACAATCTGGGCCAAGTACCGAGCCCTGAGGGATGCCACAGTGAGAGGCAGGTCCTACCTGTCTGTAGACGGGGTAGACCTGCTGCAGGACTTCTCCAAAGCTGGTGTTCTCTGGTTTTTTATCAACAGGCGGTGCAGGGAGCAGGTTGAAGAGATTTTTTTCAAAGAAGGGAGGCTGAGGGCCGACCGGCAGCTCCAGAACTttgtccttaaaaaaacaaccgaAAAACAGATATAGCCAAAATTGTTGATCCCGGGGTTCAAGCCAATGCAGACAGAAGTTTAAAGCTTTAGACTGTTTCTGACTCCTGCATCACAGATaactatttatataatttacatCCAAATCTATGGAAGGCCACAATTCACATTTCAGCAAACCATCACCCCCTTTTGGTCACGTATGAAGACATTTTGGGGACATGTTTCGACagcttaattaaaaatattcactgaCTTAAGCGATTTCTTGACAAACTGCTGCGAATTTATGGCCAAATTTGCACAGAGCTCATGCATATGTTTGAAACTAGTGGCGCCCCCACCAGATGGAGTGAGAAATAGATTTCATTGCTGGAAACGTGTAAAAGTGAAGCGATTTCGAAATGAGacagttttgtgtttatttgattaGTAGCGCCCCCTAGTAGTCGATATTAATTAAACCTTCAGGGCATATTTAGGGTACATATGTGGACATATCCTGCAAGCTTCTTGATGATTGTTATCTGCACAAAATTGGAGGactggttaaaaatgtgtttttacaaaaaatcaaATGGCGGATAATCCAGTGGTGCATTCTTGAGGTAAACTTCTGTCCCAAAATTCccgttttactttagttttaacTCTAATTATAGCCCAGATTGGGATTAGGACAATCTTTGCTTCCAATCATTGGAGAAAATGTATCTGCCATGTACCATCTCACGTGAATATGCAAAAGCATTTATGAAGAATGATAATGTATGATAAAGTGAGCAGAATGATGTGCCAGTGGCTCCTGTTTGCAGTGAATTACTGTGATGCTGAAGtaacatttaaagttttttatatgtgatttttaagtggaTTTATAGGCGATTACTGTGGATGAACATCAGATATAATGGTATCCCCagtataaatctaaaaacaacatgtttgtgtgttcagatttgattgatttgattgattttattgagTTATGACTATGAGGAGTGCAATTTCTTACACAAACTGCAGCAATCAGTAAAACAGTTTAAGTTTAATATAAGAAAACAGTTTTCCATCGACTCCTTCCAAATAAAAGAAGTAAAACTGAAATACGTCACACTACATTGACCAAGTACTCAATAAACAATTATCAGTTATTAAAGGTGTAATCCAAATAAAACACTCAAGATTGAGCCGAGCTCGCACAAACTACAATGATAAATATACAccgttgttaaataaataatgtttattacagTCTGCAGGCTGGTGCTCAGAGCTCATAGTAACTGTTAATGCTATAGCTCTTTATAAGCCAGCGTTAAGAGGCGTAATGTATCTTTTGCAACTGTCACCTTGTTAACTCTAAAATAGGTAATCGGGGTTATATTAACCCACTTGCTCATCTCGGTTCAATTCTTTATAGAACAATACAGTGAGTTCAGAGAGTGAAATTTGATTTAACACATCATAAAAGGAAGGTGTCTACGAAAGAAAACTGCTGAATGTTTGATGGTAAAGGTGTGATCCGCCCCGTCTCACCTGAGCGATGGCTCTGGCCAGGCCGCGGTACTTCTCCAGGTAGGCAGTCAGCGTGTGAGGACCGTAGATGGTGGAGGCGCCTTCATACCGCTGCACCTGGAACACAGGtgtttatatactttatatatatattatatactttatatatatatatatatatatatatatatatatatatacccatgAGCCTCAGCTGCTGTACCTGGTACTCCTCATAGGTGGTGATGTAGTGAGTGTAGATGTTACTCAGCCCGGCTATCACCACTTCTGAGTCCCTGAACGCCCCCTCAGACTGGAGCtcctagcacacacacacacacacacacagtatcagGTCAGATGACACCCTGCAGGTGTgtagcaggcggcaacctccgtgtctgagcatggaggccaaccaggaagtgccttaagctgcaattCACcggaaattccagcagggggtgctaagtttggctgcaaaaaaaatctgcccattcatttcagtgctaaatttgaaaacttctcacttgatttattacctcagaacattttttcaggacaacactatggtctcaatcgctagtaaaacatcttcttcaagacaatctgatgtcaatagttctaataatggccccatttagaagaaaatagaagataaagaatcgtatgatttggggcggggctacctttgattgacaggtcactgacaaggcgagccgtcatcaggagagaagcagaacaatgcgtatccacggcaacgagtcaataaagttatatataacgttatatagatattaaaaaggacgtttagcggtttggtctcataactttgaccctttcactgtatttccacttaatgacagtttatttgaacgttttgttcagtaaatgtcttgttcagtgtttggttggactaacagacactccaaggagtcgctgctcagttttctgaggtaagaaagatacattttgtttttgtttttttgctagccaaaactaacatcccagttaatgctccagctaatgctaacatgaattagcaggctgtagtcagtgatcagatccctctcctcctccacgtATCGTAAAGAAAGATGGAGACCAGTGGAACGCTGaactgatgcttccaacgggccacaaaccagcTGGTGACGTCACCATGACGACCTCCATTATTCATAGACAGTCTATGGTGTGCGGCagtgcaggtgtgtgtctcacctgtttCACAGCTTCTCTTAGCCGCCGCCCCGCCATGGTGCTGTCAGCCAACAAGCAGGAGACATCAcagttaatataatatataggaAGGTTATAATTGCAAAtacttatatttataatttgCTCTCTTCCTTTAATTTTGcattctgtgttttcttttttgctttttgtaatcattatataaatgacaaatttagcagtattttatatttatattaacaatgttttgtgtttttctttgtagcaTTATGTAATGATATTAGCagtattatgttatattagtagtattttgtatttatctaagtagaaatatgtatatatatcagtaCTATGTAcatattggtatttttttggaTATATGTTAGCAGTAttagtattttgtattttgtattgtatgtttgtatttttgtattttgtattattgtaagaatttactgtgatttttacagcaacttattggcagcaattaacaagtaacttactatgtttattatttacagtagaactactgtgtttttatttacagtagtttTTTATAccgtaaaataaaattaaaataaacacagatttttttagttgtgtttacagtactgatttgtttactgtaagaataaaaaactcttaaatattgtgatttttaatggtactgtatatggcaATACGGCACAGTAAActgctgttaatttgataataatttcgtcattattttttatagaaataacgagtaattgcaagtaattactctatacactaaataaaataatatttatacatttactgttttacaatagATTTCCATGCTTTACTTTaagttgattatttaaacagcatttgtaagggactgattctgatcaaaattatgataaaaatggaaaaatacagtagtctaATTTACTTTTCACAGTACTACACTGTCTACTgggttttttctacagtaatgttttaactactgtaattttgtcacaaggactgatttttattgtaaattatacaaaactatactgtaaaaatcaaacacagtgatgaactgaaTAATACAGTCaataactgtagatttcacagcCATTATTCACAGTGTATTTATATTAGCAgtattatgtttatatattagcagcagtttttatttaaataagcaGTGTTAAGTGTTAGTAGTATTAGTTATATTAATGAATTCAGTTATATTAGTTTAGTGTTGTTACGTCATCTCTCCAGGAATAGCGACCACGGCGACAGAACCAACGGAGATGATCTGAACGTCCACGATCTGAGGATGCCACGGCAGAGGCCAGttcatctacacacacacacacacacacacacacacacagagacacacacacacacacacacacacagacacacacacacacacagagagacacacacacacacagacacacgcacacgcacacacacacacagagacacacacagagacacacacacatacacacagttagacacactgtaagactttgctgtaaatttacagtcagattctaacagtaacttgctgtattatgattgtatgattgtatattgctgtgaaagcaatgcattgtgggagttatcatgattgctcaggcattccaacggacaaaattatattttttcaggaatttactgttttcagctgagcatgtcaggaaaataaagtcattattttcgaGAATAAGacaagttttgttttatttatttttttgtcagggctgaaataatcacaatgtgttgttttttcagtaatactaatatagagtttaaatggattagttgtaacataatttagagttaaacatttaaatgtcacactattactatttttttctcttcgttacgagacagtttgtcagtagaCGGAGctgtatttctataaaacaGTAGAGGAACTCTACATTTCACAGTGACTCACTGgagaaactgctgccagtaatttactgtaacttttatagcgtcatatttgagtcaaaagttgCGCGAgtgataacacatctgcacgcgcatttatttcgtgtTACGCGCGCACTtttttgatcttcgcgcacatattcagcaaccgcgtgaagcagattctccccgtgctcgctcgcggtggagctctgctcacgtggagcgaggacttttgacacattgggggcggggccaaggctgaccccgggcctcttatgattggtcattttccagccctccacgtggccttttcagtttactgctgacagctggtagcggcggcatcatctaaacaacaacaacggttgtttcatgacgttcacgaccacaactctacgcttcatcactggtaataaaaaggttaaaaaatgctgtttcttgtttctaaatgatcatacagtaTCTCCGCAGTCCGCGTAATGAAGTGTtataaccggaagagaatcaacatctcctcattaacgactggagacaaatccagcgactccgtcttaacgagcgctaacgaggttgGCCGGAGCcgcaagagcctcttgttaacaagccggccgacctcgttagcgtcagttagctacagttagctctgtagcaccacagtgtgtatgtgctaacaggctaacagttagctctgtagcagtacagtgtgtatgtgctaacaggctaacagttagctctgtagcagtacagtgtgtatgtgctaacaggctaacagttagctctgtagcagtacagtgtgtatgtgctaacaggctaacagttagctctgtagcagtacagtgtgtatgtgctaacaggctaacagttagctctgtagcagtacagtgtgtatgtgctgctgctgcaggagttgttcacttagcgatctctgtttcatagactatataaataaacttcagcTCTGTCGCCGCCCATCATGAcatcttcaagttgtgaaatacgttaacctgaggtactttattttgaaaatgttttattttgtgtctgtgcacgacttcctgtcccgaacgatctgctctgtgctgaatttatcacgtggagggctggaaaatgaccaatcataagaggcctggggtcagccttggccccgcccccaatgtgtcaaaagtcctcgctccgcgcgagcagagctccaccacgAGCGAGCAcggggagaatctgcttcacgCGGTTGCTGAATATTTGCGCGAAGATCAAAAAAGTGcgcgcgtgacacgaaataaatgcgcgtgcagatgtgttattgCTCGCGcaacttttgactcaaatatgacgccataaactttacagtaaaaagttttacagttagGCGTCACTAATACTGAAGCTTGTGCTCACTTCTCCGGTGCTGAACAGGATCGGCTTGGGGTGATGACACTCCTGCGTCTGATTGGACGGCTCGCCGACCAGCGCGTCTCTGATGCCGTCCCAGAACGGGTCGCCCTCCACAGcgcctgcagagagacagatggacagagagacagatggacagagagacagatggacagagagacagacaggtttctATGGATTTAAACCATAAATACAGTAGGATTATTAAAAGGATCGGCTGAATAACGGTGGAGAAACACAGTGTGAGCAGATCACCTTGAGTAAAGTTGAGGTCTCCTCCTCCGTCTGTTGTTCCTGCTGCGAAACTGTGACCAAGAGCTGGTTTACATGTActgacctgacacacacacacacacacacacacacacacacacacagacacacacacagatatttcacatattaatgttctgaaattaatttgaataaCAAACAACAATGAACACGGTGAAAAGCAGAATCAATTCTCAGGCGTTGCGTTGTCCTTAATTgcattcacagagacacattttttaaataagaaaaactcTATATCAcatgtaacaataataataatcacttaATATTCAGCCTGAGATCAAAGTCTTCTCTCAACAACACCataatcatttacattttgttttgtttgtattcctGCCCACGTTGTACTGCAGCAGCTGCCCAGCAACTTCTCCCAGGataaatgaagaagaagaaaagaaagaaactgcacctaacaaactaaatataaatgGTCAACTAAAGACTGAGTCGCTGCTGACCGTGTGTGTCTCGTTGATCTGAACGGTGACGTCCGTCATGTTGACCCACTGGTGGGCCGAGTGGAGGACGCCTGTCACCTCCTCCACCGCGTTAGCATACaactcctgcacacacacacacacacacacaatttgtcAGATGCGAAGACACTGAATTGACTTTTGGTTTAACCAGAAAACAGATCCTAATCTTAGAATAAAATCTGTGGGGACATTAGTTTTTGTCCCCAGAAAGCACTAAGGAGAAAATCTAGTGTTTCCACAATgtagttaaaacaaaaaatgatacTTGTGAGGACTTTTTATGAATTGCATTCATCCACTTTTATTAAATGAAACAGTATTAATAAGGACAGACAGGTACCTTGGCCTTACTGTAGATGTTGTGTCCGATGATCC
This window contains:
- the asah2 gene encoding neutral ceramidase isoform X1, yielding MAGRKKVCCGLSALEITLTVLFILMTVVSVTLITLMVTWETGPTLPPSPGPQHQPYLIGVGRADCTGPPAEIPLMGYANPQQTAAGIHTRLFSRAFIIDDGKKRVVFVTADIGMVSQRLRLEVLQALQVKYGDLYRQDNVVLSGTHTHCGPAGYFQYTLFMISSSGYIRDAIQPLVNGIVKSIDIAHGNMKPGRIYRSRGALEDSSLNRSPHSYLNNPEDERHRYKWNTDKQVLVLKFTDLDGDGIGMLSWFAVHAVSMNYTNRMVSSDNMGYASYLLEQDKNPGELPGQGGFVAGFSSSNLGDVSPNIKGPHCMNTGLPCDYLNSSCPVGGTKMCKAFGPGDDMFDSTRIIGHNIYSKAKELYANAVEEVTGVLHSAHQWVNMTDVTVQINETHTVSTCKPALGHSFAAGTTDGGGDLNFTQGAVEGDPFWDGIRDALVGEPSNQTQECHHPKPILFSTGEMNWPLPWHPQIVDVQIISVGSVAVVAIPGEMTTMAGRRLREAVKQELQSEGAFRDSEVVIAGLSNIYTHYITTYEEYQVQRYEGASTIYGPHTLTAYLEKYRGLARAIAQDKVLELPVGPQPPFFEKNLFNLLPAPPVDKKPENTSFGEVLQQVYPVYRQGDVVSVTFVAGNPRNSGDIRDKTFVTVEIYDNRTETWEVVHNDASWETRFHWLKGSNQQSNSTIEWHIPPMARSGIYRIKHFGHYKKRVAFRPVITPYEGTSDVFRVSSSFYYQ
- the asah2 gene encoding neutral ceramidase isoform X2 encodes the protein MAGRKKVCCGLSALEITLTVLFILMTVVSVTLITLMVTWETGPQHQPYLIGVGRADCTGPPAEIPLMGYANPQQTAAGIHTRLFSRAFIIDDGKKRVVFVTADIGMVSQRLRLEVLQALQVKYGDLYRQDNVVLSGTHTHCGPAGYFQYTLFMISSSGYIRDAIQPLVNGIVKSIDIAHGNMKPGRIYRSRGALEDSSLNRSPHSYLNNPEDERHRYKWNTDKQVLVLKFTDLDGDGIGMLSWFAVHAVSMNYTNRMVSSDNMGYASYLLEQDKNPGELPGQGGFVAGFSSSNLGDVSPNIKGPHCMNTGLPCDYLNSSCPVGGTKMCKAFGPGDDMFDSTRIIGHNIYSKAKELYANAVEEVTGVLHSAHQWVNMTDVTVQINETHTVSTCKPALGHSFAAGTTDGGGDLNFTQGAVEGDPFWDGIRDALVGEPSNQTQECHHPKPILFSTGEMNWPLPWHPQIVDVQIISVGSVAVVAIPGEMTTMAGRRLREAVKQELQSEGAFRDSEVVIAGLSNIYTHYITTYEEYQVQRYEGASTIYGPHTLTAYLEKYRGLARAIAQDKVLELPVGPQPPFFEKNLFNLLPAPPVDKKPENTSFGEVLQQVYPVYRQGDVVSVTFVAGNPRNSGDIRDKTFVTVEIYDNRTETWEVVHNDASWETRFHWLKGSNQQSNSTIEWHIPPMARSGIYRIKHFGHYKKRVAFRPVITPYEGTSDVFRVSSSFYYQ